The following are encoded together in the Cyanobacterium aponinum PCC 10605 genome:
- a CDS encoding PAS domain S-box protein, with the protein MFSLSQNHPINYNFLRVALDTSLLDVIKLLSNSHKDRQNQGLSCVVVINQERLVGLVTERDIVKISSQQLPLEKLVVAEVMTRDLITFSVDKLGNITDLIDVFRQYNIRHLPIVNHNREVLGIVTPESIRSGLQPLDLLKHRYVYDVMRRNIICGYPQQKVIDLVHIMARNVISCIVIAEEINKNTVKPLGIITERDIVRYQALGINITQISAEEVMTQPLTMIKKEKSLWDAHLIMSEYGFRRLVVVDDEGDLQGIITQSSILEGIDPRELQGVIKVLEKQVEVLQTEKTQLLKELLSQQKQNLQSAERRGKLISDIALRIRTSLNLKTILQTAVDEVLSLLDTERVIIYHLEGNHNHITVEALKNNSFSLANYSLDDECLRQEFLQSGNLWKTKVINDIDEEAIDSCYHRLISRFGVKACLITPLIVNSSLWGLLIVHNCHQPRQWQGGEIEFLEQLSVQLGIGIQQATLLQQLQEARQNLEVKVTKRTAELQKINDKYQQELIKSKQTQVNLQKTEKTLAGILNVANDAIISINPQQEIIMFNQGASKLFQYTPDEVMGKPLDILIPTRFITIHRHHVDEFQSQSKIPICREMGERKQRLVFARRRDGSEFPAEASISKLITDEKEVILTVILRDVSEKRAMEAQIRELAYFLEVSLNEIYVFSADDLKFQYANSTALQNIGYEKETLQTMTPLEIKPEYEKENFIELLQPLLTGKKENIQFQTIHRRKDGSDYPVEVNMQLVKQEGKSVFLVVANDVTKKQEVENALRESEKRFQMMADNAPVLIWLSGKDGNCTYVNKTWLEFTGKTLAEEIDTGWLDNVHPEDKDKCKEVYYSSFEGHFPFQMEYRLRRYDGEYSWFLDVGVPRYDNDSNFLGYIGSCTNIGDRVRIEKELQKQLQKSILLTRLTDRIRRSLNSEEIFLTAAEEICKAFGVDQTLIFTCESGSAEKQPKTMRCVSEYILGKYPSCLNVEIPVINNPYMELVLEREKAIPIDNIENHPLFTNEREKEIVAKMQLKSLLACGTFYQGKINGSIGLHHCDRIHIWSKEEIELLEAVAAQLGIAIAQGELLQREKQRLQQLALKNKELQKAKQEAELANQAKSDFLAIMSHEIRTPMNGVIGMTNLLADTPLNSEQFDFVKTIRHSGESLLVIINDILDFSKIESGKLELEKKPFNLEEYIQSAIDLFSFQAQEKKIKLTYKYPNYIPKNFLGDFIRIKQILINLIGNALKFTDKGSVAVYIEGQKQEKNNYKIQFAVQDTGIGIPPKKRDRLFKAFSQVDASTSRKYGGTGLGLAISKRLVEIMGGTMWVESEEGQGPTFYFTIVLPLVEIEKNTSLSQINSFETITTLPQYLILLAEDNKANQKVASLTLKKLGYQGDIVNNGLEVIEAVQKTNYDLIFMDIQMPEMDGLQVTRWIRSHLTQQPYIVAMTANAMERDRTICLEAGMNDYIAKPLQIDALKQILDKFQNQK; encoded by the coding sequence ATGTTTTCCCTGTCACAAAACCACCCTATTAACTATAACTTTCTTCGGGTTGCCTTAGATACTTCTTTGCTCGATGTGATTAAACTATTAAGTAATAGTCACAAAGATAGACAAAATCAGGGATTAAGTTGTGTTGTAGTAATTAATCAAGAAAGATTAGTCGGCTTAGTTACGGAAAGAGATATAGTTAAAATATCCTCCCAACAGTTGCCTTTAGAAAAATTGGTTGTCGCTGAAGTAATGACAAGGGATTTAATTACCTTTTCTGTGGATAAGTTAGGTAATATAACAGATTTAATTGATGTTTTTCGTCAATATAATATTCGTCACTTACCCATTGTTAACCATAATCGAGAAGTTTTAGGTATAGTTACCCCTGAAAGTATCCGTAGCGGTTTGCAACCTCTGGATTTACTCAAGCATCGTTATGTTTATGATGTAATGCGTCGCAATATTATTTGTGGCTACCCTCAGCAAAAAGTAATTGATTTAGTTCACATTATGGCACGTAATGTTATCAGTTGCATCGTCATTGCTGAAGAGATAAACAAAAATACAGTAAAACCCTTGGGGATTATTACCGAAAGAGATATTGTGCGTTATCAGGCTTTAGGTATTAATATTACTCAGATTAGTGCCGAGGAAGTTATGACACAACCTCTAACGATGATAAAAAAAGAAAAATCCTTATGGGATGCCCATTTAATAATGTCAGAGTATGGTTTTCGTCGTTTAGTGGTGGTGGATGATGAGGGAGATTTACAGGGCATTATTACTCAAAGTAGCATTTTAGAGGGAATAGATCCCAGAGAATTACAGGGAGTTATTAAAGTTTTAGAAAAACAAGTTGAAGTTTTACAAACAGAAAAAACTCAATTATTAAAGGAATTATTAAGCCAACAAAAGCAAAATTTACAATCAGCCGAGAGGAGGGGAAAGTTAATTTCTGATATTGCCCTGAGAATTCGCACCTCTTTAAATTTGAAAACCATTTTACAAACTGCCGTTGATGAGGTTTTATCTCTCCTCGATACGGAGAGGGTTATTATTTATCATTTAGAAGGCAACCATAATCATATCACTGTAGAAGCATTAAAAAATAATTCCTTCTCCTTAGCAAATTATTCCCTCGATGATGAGTGTTTGAGACAAGAATTTTTACAATCGGGCAATTTATGGAAAACAAAAGTTATTAATGATATTGATGAAGAAGCGATCGATTCTTGCTATCATCGACTAATAAGTAGATTTGGGGTTAAAGCCTGTCTAATTACCCCTTTAATAGTTAATAGTAGTCTTTGGGGATTATTAATTGTCCATAATTGTCATCAACCTCGGCAATGGCAAGGAGGAGAAATCGAATTTTTAGAACAATTGTCAGTACAATTAGGTATAGGAATTCAACAAGCCACTCTCTTACAACAACTGCAAGAAGCCAGACAAAATTTAGAAGTTAAAGTCACTAAACGCACAGCAGAATTGCAAAAAATTAATGATAAATATCAACAAGAGTTAATTAAATCTAAACAAACTCAAGTCAACTTACAAAAAACAGAAAAAACCCTTGCAGGAATTTTAAACGTGGCTAATGATGCCATTATCTCCATTAATCCTCAACAAGAAATAATTATGTTTAATCAAGGGGCATCAAAATTATTTCAATATACTCCTGATGAGGTAATGGGAAAACCCCTAGATATATTAATCCCAACACGTTTTATCACTATCCACCGTCACCATGTGGATGAATTTCAATCCCAATCAAAAATTCCAATTTGTCGAGAAATGGGGGAAAGAAAACAACGATTAGTTTTTGCCCGTCGTCGGGATGGTAGTGAATTTCCCGCAGAGGCTTCTATTTCTAAATTGATAACTGATGAAAAAGAAGTTATCTTAACAGTGATTTTAAGGGATGTTAGTGAAAAAAGAGCCATGGAAGCTCAAATCAGGGAATTAGCTTATTTTCTGGAAGTTAGTTTAAATGAAATTTACGTTTTCTCCGCAGATGATTTAAAATTCCAATATGCCAATTCTACTGCCTTACAAAATATTGGCTACGAGAAGGAAACGTTGCAAACTATGACTCCATTGGAGATTAAACCAGAGTATGAGAAGGAAAATTTTATCGAATTGCTTCAACCTTTATTAACGGGAAAAAAAGAAAACATACAGTTTCAAACTATTCATCGCCGCAAAGATGGTAGTGATTACCCTGTAGAGGTGAATATGCAATTAGTTAAACAGGAAGGTAAATCAGTCTTTTTGGTTGTTGCTAATGATGTTACAAAAAAACAGGAAGTAGAAAATGCCTTGAGAGAAAGTGAAAAAAGGTTTCAAATGATGGCAGATAATGCACCTGTATTAATTTGGTTATCTGGCAAAGATGGTAATTGCACTTATGTTAATAAAACTTGGTTGGAGTTTACAGGTAAAACTTTAGCCGAGGAAATTGATACTGGTTGGTTAGATAATGTACATCCAGAAGATAAAGATAAATGTAAGGAAGTTTATTACTCTTCTTTTGAAGGACATTTTCCTTTTCAAATGGAGTATCGTTTGCGTCGTTATGATGGGGAGTATTCTTGGTTTTTAGATGTGGGCGTGCCTCGCTATGATAATGATAGTAATTTTTTGGGTTATATCGGTTCTTGTACTAATATAGGCGATCGCGTTCGTATTGAAAAAGAATTACAAAAGCAGTTGCAAAAAAGTATTTTATTGACAAGGTTAACCGACAGAATCAGACGTAGTTTAAACTCGGAAGAAATATTTTTGACGGCGGCAGAGGAGATATGTAAGGCGTTTGGAGTAGATCAGACTCTGATTTTTACCTGTGAGTCAGGAAGTGCAGAAAAGCAACCAAAAACTATGAGGTGTGTTTCTGAGTATATTCTAGGAAAATATCCTTCTTGTTTAAATGTAGAAATTCCTGTGATTAATAACCCCTACATGGAATTAGTTTTGGAGAGGGAAAAAGCGATTCCTATAGATAATATCGAAAATCATCCCTTATTCACCAATGAAAGGGAAAAAGAAATTGTCGCTAAAATGCAACTAAAATCTCTTCTTGCTTGTGGTACTTTTTATCAGGGTAAAATTAATGGTAGCATAGGTTTACATCACTGCGATCGCATTCATATTTGGAGTAAAGAAGAAATCGAACTTTTAGAAGCGGTTGCCGCCCAATTAGGAATAGCCATTGCCCAAGGGGAATTATTGCAAAGGGAAAAACAAAGACTACAACAACTGGCGCTCAAAAATAAGGAATTGCAAAAGGCAAAACAGGAAGCCGAGTTAGCCAATCAGGCAAAAAGTGATTTTTTAGCGATTATGAGTCATGAAATTCGCACTCCTATGAATGGGGTTATTGGCATGACAAATTTATTAGCAGACACACCTCTTAATTCTGAGCAATTCGACTTTGTTAAAACTATCCGTCATAGTGGTGAAAGTCTCTTGGTGATTATCAATGATATTTTAGATTTTTCTAAGATTGAATCAGGAAAATTAGAGTTAGAAAAGAAACCTTTTAATTTAGAAGAATACATCCAAAGTGCTATCGATTTATTTAGTTTTCAAGCCCAAGAAAAGAAAATAAAACTTACCTACAAATATCCTAATTATATTCCTAAAAACTTTCTCGGAGATTTTATCAGAATTAAGCAAATACTTATTAATTTAATTGGAAATGCTCTTAAATTTACGGATAAAGGTTCTGTAGCTGTTTATATAGAAGGGCAAAAACAAGAAAAAAATAATTATAAAATACAGTTTGCAGTTCAAGATACAGGTATCGGAATTCCTCCAAAAAAACGCGATCGTTTATTTAAGGCTTTTTCTCAAGTAGATGCTTCCACATCTCGAAAATATGGCGGTACAGGATTAGGATTAGCCATTAGTAAACGTCTAGTAGAAATAATGGGCGGTACAATGTGGGTTGAGTCGGAAGAAGGGCAAGGCCCTACATTTTATTTTACGATAGTTCTTCCTTTGGTGGAGATAGAAAAAAATACTTCCCTTAGTCAGATTAATTCTTTTGAAACCATCACCACTCTTCCTCAATATTTAATTCTCTTAGCTGAAGATAACAAAGCTAATCAAAAAGTAGCCTCTTTAACTCTGAAAAAATTAGGTTATCAAGGAGATATTGTTAATAACGGTTTAGAAGTAATTGAAGCAGTGCAAAAAACAAATTACGATCTGATTTTTATGGATATACAAATGCCTGAAATGGACGGTTTACAAGTCACTCGTTGGATTCGCTCTCATCTTACCCAACAACCGTATATCGTAGCGATGACAGCTAACGCTATGGAACGCGATCGCACCATTTGCTTAGAAGCAGGAATGAATGACTATATAGCGAAACCTTTACAAATAGACGCTTTAAAACAAATATTGGATAAATTTCAAAACCAGAAATAA
- a CDS encoding cryptochrome/photolyase family protein yields the protein MTIGVWILGDQLIENHPILAELEANKKEVIVILIESLNHIKKRNYHQQKLIFIWSAMRHYAEELRINNWQINYQIVENFDEGLFNTIQKYSLTEIRTITPCDRTFLQSIKNLKLNCEVKLYPNPNFLWQPEEFKQWADKRKRLILEDFYRESRKRWQILLTENNQPVGGKWNLDKENRKPPKNNLSPPQPLVFKLDNITKKVIEKVNKLDIKTYGNSDKFNWAVTRKDALKVLDNFINYRLEKFGTYQDAMITNQEFMWHSLISPYLNVGLLQPLEVIKTVERAYYEKSFPLNSVEGFIRQILGWREYMYGIYHYVEEDYFQANWFNHQHPLPSFFWDSNQAKMNCLKQVLKQTENTGYAHHIQRLMIISNYALIKGISPQEIENWFHSAYIDAYDWVMQTNVLGMGQFADGGLLASKPYASSANYINKMSDYCSNCSYNPKEKTTENACPFNYLYWDFLARHEEKLRSQGRMNLVLKHLEKMSPDELNKIHNLASSTIE from the coding sequence ATGACTATTGGTGTTTGGATTTTAGGGGATCAACTGATTGAAAATCATCCTATTTTAGCGGAATTAGAAGCTAACAAAAAAGAAGTAATAGTTATTTTAATTGAATCACTAAATCATATCAAAAAAAGAAATTATCATCAACAAAAACTAATCTTTATTTGGTCAGCAATGCGTCATTATGCTGAAGAATTAAGGATAAATAATTGGCAAATAAATTATCAAATAGTCGAAAATTTTGATGAAGGTTTATTTAATACAATTCAAAAATATAGTCTCACAGAAATCAGAACAATAACTCCGTGCGATCGCACCTTTTTACAATCAATTAAAAACCTAAAATTAAACTGTGAAGTAAAACTGTATCCTAACCCAAATTTTCTATGGCAACCAGAAGAATTTAAACAATGGGCAGATAAAAGAAAAAGGTTAATTCTTGAAGATTTTTACAGAGAAAGTAGAAAAAGATGGCAAATATTATTAACAGAAAATAATCAACCAGTAGGTGGAAAATGGAACTTAGATAAAGAAAATAGAAAACCTCCTAAAAATAACTTATCCCCTCCTCAACCTCTGGTATTTAAGCTGGATAATATAACAAAAAAAGTAATAGAAAAAGTTAACAAGCTAGACATAAAAACCTATGGTAATAGTGATAAATTTAACTGGGCAGTGACAAGAAAAGATGCTTTAAAAGTATTAGATAATTTCATTAATTATCGTTTAGAAAAATTTGGAACGTATCAAGATGCAATGATAACTAACCAAGAATTTATGTGGCACAGTCTTATTTCTCCTTATCTTAATGTGGGTTTATTACAACCCTTAGAAGTTATTAAAACAGTAGAAAGGGCTTATTATGAAAAATCATTTCCTTTAAATTCTGTAGAAGGATTTATTCGACAAATATTAGGTTGGCGAGAATATATGTATGGAATTTACCATTATGTAGAAGAAGATTATTTTCAAGCAAACTGGTTTAATCATCAACACCCCTTACCATCTTTTTTTTGGGATAGTAACCAAGCAAAAATGAACTGTTTAAAACAAGTACTAAAACAAACAGAAAATACAGGTTATGCTCATCATATTCAGCGATTAATGATAATTAGTAATTATGCTTTAATTAAAGGTATTTCTCCTCAAGAAATAGAAAATTGGTTTCACAGTGCTTATATAGATGCTTATGACTGGGTAATGCAAACTAATGTGTTAGGAATGGGGCAGTTTGCTGACGGTGGCTTATTGGCATCAAAACCCTACGCATCTTCGGCTAACTATATCAATAAAATGAGTGATTACTGCTCTAATTGTTCTTATAATCCCAAGGAAAAAACTACAGAAAATGCTTGTCCTTTTAATTATTTGTATTGGGATTTTTTAGCCCGTCATGAAGAAAAATTGCGCTCTCAAGGAAGAATGAATTTGGTGTTAAAACATTTAGAAAAAATGTCTCCCGATGAATTAAATAAAATACATAATTTAGCTAGTTCAACTATAGAATAA
- the pflA gene encoding pyruvate formate-lyase-activating protein, with protein MNDNNLITGLIHSTESCGTVDGPGIRFVVFTQGCPLRCLYCHNPDCRHIENGKKITVGELIEEIEKYHSYFDYSGGGVTVTGGEPLMQPEFVKAIFQECHKKGIHTALDTSGYVQLNQAKEVLESADLVLLDIKSYDPEIYRRVTSVSLQPTLDFANYLAKINKPTWIRFVLVPNLTDPDHNVQGLAEFVAGLKNVEKVEVLPFHKMGEYKWEQLGYDYQLKDTQTPSPELIAKVSEIFKRNGLNVQ; from the coding sequence ATGAATGATAATAATTTGATTACTGGTTTAATTCATTCCACAGAGAGTTGTGGCACAGTGGATGGCCCTGGTATTCGCTTCGTTGTTTTTACCCAAGGATGCCCTCTAAGATGCTTATATTGTCACAATCCTGATTGTCGTCATATAGAAAATGGAAAAAAAATAACAGTGGGGGAGTTAATCGAGGAAATTGAGAAATATCATTCTTATTTCGATTATTCAGGGGGGGGCGTTACAGTGACAGGAGGAGAGCCTTTAATGCAACCAGAATTTGTCAAAGCAATTTTTCAGGAGTGCCATAAAAAAGGAATTCATACGGCTTTGGATACTTCTGGATATGTGCAGTTAAATCAAGCCAAGGAAGTATTAGAATCGGCGGATTTAGTGTTGTTGGATATTAAATCTTATGATCCTGAAATTTATCGACGAGTAACAAGTGTTTCTCTGCAACCCACCCTTGATTTTGCCAATTATTTAGCGAAAATTAATAAACCAACATGGATTCGTTTTGTTTTAGTGCCTAATCTAACAGATCCTGATCATAATGTTCAAGGGTTAGCTGAGTTTGTAGCAGGATTAAAAAATGTTGAAAAAGTTGAAGTTTTACCTTTTCATAAAATGGGTGAATATAAATGGGAACAGTTAGGATATGACTATCAACTAAAAGATACCCAAACACCCTCCCCCGAATTGATTGCTAAAGTTTCAGAAATATTTAAAAGAAATGGTTTAAATGTTCAATAA
- a CDS encoding NAD(+) kinase — MPKIGVIYNDIKPIACQVATELKEKLTAEGYQVHLATGYAGILGYSRPDRPVCYSAIEKIAPFGFDQDMKFVIVLGGDGTVLSASRQVSPHNIPILAVNTGHLGFLTEIYLNQLPKILDAVLRDEYEVEERSMMRVQVIRDGHLLWEALCLNEAVIHREPLTSMCHFEIAIGRHAPVDIAADGIIISTPTGSTAYSLSAGGPVVTPDVPVFQLAPICPHSLASRALVFSNQEPVTIYPATPNQMVMVVDGNAGCYILPDDQVVIVRSPYPAKFIRLQSPEFFRILREKLGWGLPHIAKPTSVEIP, encoded by the coding sequence ATGCCCAAAATAGGCGTAATTTACAACGATATTAAACCCATTGCTTGTCAAGTCGCCACGGAGTTAAAGGAAAAATTGACAGCCGAAGGTTATCAAGTTCACCTCGCTACTGGTTACGCCGGTATTTTAGGATATTCCAGACCCGATCGCCCCGTTTGTTATAGTGCCATTGAAAAAATTGCTCCTTTCGGCTTTGACCAAGATATGAAATTTGTCATTGTTTTGGGAGGAGATGGTACAGTTTTATCTGCTTCTCGACAGGTTTCTCCCCACAATATTCCTATTTTAGCCGTCAATACAGGGCATTTAGGCTTTTTAACGGAAATCTACCTTAACCAACTACCAAAAATATTAGATGCCGTTTTAAGAGACGAGTATGAAGTGGAAGAACGTTCCATGATGCGGGTTCAAGTAATTCGAGATGGACATTTACTCTGGGAAGCCCTTTGTTTAAATGAGGCTGTCATACATAGAGAACCATTGACAAGTATGTGTCATTTTGAAATTGCCATTGGCAGACACGCCCCCGTTGACATTGCCGCCGATGGGATAATTATATCAACTCCCACAGGTTCAACGGCTTATTCTTTGAGTGCAGGAGGCCCTGTGGTTACTCCAGATGTACCCGTATTTCAGTTAGCACCCATTTGTCCTCATTCTCTTGCTTCCCGTGCGTTGGTTTTCTCTAATCAAGAACCTGTAACTATTTATCCTGCCACTCCCAATCAAATGGTGATGGTGGTTGATGGTAATGCTGGTTGTTATATTTTACCAGATGATCAAGTAGTAATAGTGCGATCGCCCTATCCAGCCAAATTTATCCGCTTACAGTCTCCCGAATTTTTCCGTATTCTCCGAGAAAAACTAGGTTGGGGATTACCTCATATTGCCAAGCCAACCTCTGTAGAAATTCCCTAA
- the pstB gene encoding phosphate ABC transporter ATP-binding protein PstB: MNNLSSSDFYEDVVLRAENVDVYYGSHKAVAGVNLDIPKNNAIAFIGPSGCGKSTILRCFNRMNDLVASARIKGRITFKDKDIYAKNVDPVLVRSRIGMVFQKPNPFPKSIYENIAWGARINGYKGNMDDLVEESLRKAALWDEVKDKLRQSGLALSGGQQQRLCIARTIALQPEVILMDEPCSALDPISTLKVEESIHELKRNFTIVIVTHNMQQASRVSDYTAFFNAKSIEGGSGKLGYLVEYDQTDRIFQNPAEEATQEYVSGRFG, translated from the coding sequence ATGAATAACTTATCTTCCTCTGATTTTTACGAGGACGTAGTTTTAAGGGCAGAAAACGTTGACGTTTACTACGGCTCTCACAAGGCTGTTGCAGGAGTTAATCTGGATATACCCAAAAATAATGCGATCGCATTTATTGGTCCTTCAGGATGTGGAAAAAGTACAATTTTACGCTGTTTTAACCGCATGAATGACCTTGTGGCTAGTGCGAGAATTAAGGGTAGAATTACCTTTAAAGATAAAGATATTTATGCCAAAAATGTTGATCCTGTGTTAGTTAGAAGTCGAATTGGCATGGTATTTCAAAAACCTAATCCGTTCCCGAAATCTATCTATGAAAATATTGCATGGGGTGCAAGAATCAACGGTTATAAAGGCAATATGGATGACTTAGTAGAAGAGTCATTACGCAAAGCGGCTTTATGGGATGAAGTAAAAGACAAATTACGTCAGAGTGGTTTAGCCCTTTCAGGAGGACAACAACAACGTTTATGTATTGCCAGAACTATCGCTCTACAACCAGAAGTAATCTTGATGGATGAACCTTGTTCGGCTCTTGATCCTATTTCTACCTTAAAAGTAGAAGAATCTATTCACGAATTAAAAAGAAATTTTACCATCGTCATTGTTACCCATAATATGCAACAGGCTTCAAGGGTTTCAGACTATACAGCCTTTTTTAATGCCAAAAGTATAGAAGGGGGTAGCGGTAAGCTAGGATATTTAGTGGAATATGATCAAACAGACAGAATATTTCAAAATCCTGCGGAAGAAGCCACTCAGGAATATGTTAGTGGACGTTTTGGTTAA
- a CDS encoding ribonucleoside-diphosphate reductase subunit alpha: MLLDTQENINSGYSYQTNHSHNKEAKNAGQIEVIKRSGTSAPLDVTKIRKVVDWACNGKEVNSIALESGLKTRLRHGITTREIQDNLINCALELCDLDQPDWRYVAGRLHIWSLWKETLVHRGYNYGNYAQTVQSFVEQGKYDERILTYSTTELEEAGSWINADWDLDYDYAGAVLLTSRYLLPQELPQEAFLTCALLLAMVESPDSRLYYARKFYEAIASRRISLATPILANLRIPNGSLTSCFIVSIDDNLESIFREITNTARISKNGGGVGVNVSRIRATGSSVMGKKNASGGVIPWIKLLNDTAIAVNQGGRRAGAVTVGLDIWHLDVPEFLEMQTENGDQRRKAYDVFPQLVIADEFMRRVENKQEWTLVDPFEVQNELGIDLAPLWGVEFEKAYSIIEANLETKIKLYKKVNARELFKEIMRAQVETGMPYLAFKDAINKANPNKHDGYIPGVNLCTESFSNVTPNKYAHCCNLVSLNLANLEDSDIESVCTLAVRILDNTIDITIPPFEDAKNHNDRYRTIGVGAMGLADWLAKRELRYNNLSEISDLFENIGYHCTQASMLLSKERGAYPAFEGSDWSKGLLIGSKPVTWFEENASQPIRWQKLAIDIQKYGIRNSHITAIAPNTSSSLVQGCTASVLPVYSRFFYDKWAKGTVPIAPPYVQDKYWFYQENKTLHQDQVVSAIATIQQWIDTGISMELLFNLNQGVYFADEPERSLKAKDIFDTLMMSWEKGCKAVYYVRIVQRDSFKEECTACAN, encoded by the coding sequence ATGTTATTGGATACTCAAGAAAATATAAATTCTGGTTATTCTTATCAAACCAATCATAGTCACAACAAAGAAGCAAAAAATGCCGGTCAGATCGAAGTTATAAAAAGAAGTGGTACGTCTGCACCTCTTGATGTCACCAAAATCCGCAAGGTGGTAGATTGGGCGTGTAATGGTAAGGAGGTGAATTCTATAGCTTTAGAGTCAGGATTGAAAACCCGTTTACGTCATGGAATTACCACACGGGAAATTCAGGATAATTTAATTAATTGTGCTTTAGAGTTATGTGATTTAGATCAACCCGATTGGCGTTATGTGGCTGGAAGACTGCACATTTGGAGTTTATGGAAAGAAACTCTAGTTCATCGTGGTTATAATTACGGTAATTATGCTCAAACCGTTCAATCTTTTGTAGAACAGGGCAAATATGATGAGCGTATTTTAACTTATTCTACGACAGAATTAGAAGAAGCAGGAAGTTGGATTAATGCCGATTGGGATTTAGATTATGATTATGCTGGTGCTGTTTTATTAACCAGTCGTTATCTTCTGCCTCAAGAATTGCCCCAAGAAGCGTTTTTAACTTGTGCATTACTTTTGGCTATGGTAGAGTCTCCTGATTCTCGCTTATATTATGCTCGCAAATTTTATGAAGCGATCGCATCTCGTCGTATTTCTTTAGCCACACCAATTTTAGCTAATTTAAGAATACCAAACGGCTCGTTAACCAGTTGTTTTATCGTTAGTATCGATGACAACTTAGAAAGTATTTTTAGGGAAATCACCAATACAGCTCGAATCTCGAAAAATGGGGGTGGAGTGGGGGTAAATGTGTCTCGAATCCGTGCCACAGGAAGCTCAGTAATGGGCAAGAAAAATGCCTCTGGGGGGGTTATACCTTGGATTAAATTACTCAACGATACAGCCATTGCCGTGAATCAGGGAGGCAGACGTGCCGGAGCGGTAACTGTGGGTTTAGATATTTGGCATTTGGATGTACCTGAATTTTTGGAAATGCAGACAGAAAACGGGGATCAAAGACGTAAGGCTTATGACGTATTTCCGCAGTTAGTAATTGCTGATGAATTTATGCGTCGGGTAGAAAATAAGCAAGAATGGACTTTAGTTGATCCTTTTGAAGTACAAAACGAGTTAGGCATTGACTTAGCCCCTCTTTGGGGTGTGGAGTTTGAAAAGGCTTACTCTATTATTGAAGCTAATCTCGAGACGAAAATTAAACTCTATAAAAAAGTTAATGCTAGGGAATTATTCAAAGAAATTATGCGGGCGCAGGTGGAAACAGGAATGCCTTACCTTGCGTTTAAAGATGCTATCAACAAAGCCAATCCTAATAAACACGATGGTTATATCCCTGGTGTGAACTTGTGTACTGAGAGCTTTAGTAATGTTACCCCTAATAAATATGCTCACTGTTGCAATTTAGTTTCCCTCAACCTTGCCAATTTAGAGGATAGCGATATTGAATCGGTGTGTACTTTGGCAGTGAGAATTTTAGATAATACCATCGATATTACTATACCCCCTTTTGAAGATGCAAAGAATCATAATGATCGCTATCGTACCATTGGTGTTGGTGCTATGGGATTAGCGGACTGGTTGGCAAAACGGGAGTTGAGATATAATAATTTGTCAGAAATTAGTGACTTATTTGAGAATATTGGTTATCACTGCACCCAAGCCTCTATGTTATTGAGTAAGGAAAGAGGTGCTTATCCTGCTTTTGAAGGTAGTGATTGGAGTAAAGGCTTATTAATTGGTAGCAAACCTGTCACTTGGTTTGAAGAAAATGCTTCTCAACCTATTCGTTGGCAGAAGTTAGCTATTGATATTCAAAAATATGGTATCCGTAATTCTCACATAACTGCGATCGCACCTAATACTTCTTCTTCCTTGGTTCAAGGTTGTACCGCTAGTGTGTTACCTGTTTATAGTAGATTCTTCTATGACAAATGGGCTAAAGGAACTGTACCCATTGCACCGCCTTACGTTCAGGATAAATATTGGTTTTACCAAGAAAACAAAACCCTTCATCAAGATCAAGTAGTAAGCGCGATCGCAACTATTCAACAATGGATAGACACTGGGATTTCCATGGAACTACTGTTCAACTTAAATCAGGGAGTATATTTTGCAGATGAGCCTGAAAGATCATTGAAAGCAAAAGATATATTTGATACTTTAATGATGTCATGGGAAAAAGGTTGTAAAGCCGTTTACTATGTACGCATCGTGCAAAGAGACTCATTTAAAGAAGAATGTACCGCTTGTGCGAATTAA